A portion of the Chryseobacterium tructae genome contains these proteins:
- a CDS encoding helix-turn-helix domain-containing protein translates to MKFIHQIDPSKFTFFDLQHCQDTYMQNPQRAGFFEMIWSKNDPEINDEDSMYLIPLYRSERISFEKKKGCVIAFKREYLEEDDKEFAIDVFNLFNMHGQYTHLRLDNDVVEILQYLRILMEKECQNSMGSYLVLKSLLKAFLLNLIRASQHYFLNQDLHQKRVYQFIMLMDDYYKTERKAEFYASKMGISEKRINQILKEKMNKTLTQLLHERVVVEAERMLISGELTIKEIAFDLNFDDPAYFSRFYKKQTGHTPEDFKKNNNCL, encoded by the coding sequence ATGAAATTCATTCACCAGATCGATCCATCAAAGTTTACTTTTTTTGACCTCCAACATTGCCAGGATACTTATATGCAGAATCCTCAGCGGGCTGGCTTTTTTGAAATGATTTGGTCCAAAAATGATCCGGAAATTAATGATGAAGATTCTATGTATTTAATTCCGTTATACCGTTCCGAAAGAATAAGTTTTGAAAAGAAGAAAGGTTGTGTCATAGCCTTTAAAAGGGAATATCTGGAAGAAGATGATAAGGAATTTGCAATTGATGTTTTCAATCTTTTCAATATGCATGGACAGTACACTCATCTTCGTTTGGATAATGATGTTGTAGAAATACTACAATACCTCAGAATATTGATGGAGAAAGAATGTCAAAACTCAATGGGAAGTTATCTGGTTCTAAAATCATTACTGAAAGCCTTTCTGTTAAACCTGATTCGTGCCAGTCAACACTATTTTTTGAACCAGGATCTCCATCAGAAAAGGGTATATCAGTTCATTATGTTGATGGATGACTATTATAAAACTGAACGTAAAGCAGAATTTTATGCTTCAAAAATGGGGATCAGTGAAAAACGAATCAATCAGATTTTGAAGGAAAAAATGAACAAGACCCTTACACAGTTACTGCATGAAAGAGTTGTAGTAGAAGCAGAAAGAATGCTTATTTCCGGAGAATTAACGATAAAAGAAATTGCATTTGATCTTAACTTTGACGATCCGGCCTATTTCTCCCGATTTTATAAGAAACAAACTGGACATACCCCAGAGGATTTCAAAAAAAATAACAATTGCTTGTAA